The following coding sequences lie in one Microvirga sp. 17 mud 1-3 genomic window:
- the glf gene encoding UDP-galactopyranose mutase has protein sequence MYDWLIVGAGFAGSVLAERLASERNERVLLIDRRHHIGGNAYDRYNDDGLLIHQYGPHIFHTNSKQIFDYLSRFTEWRFYEHRVLAEVDGMLVPIPINLDTVNKLYGLNLTSEELQAWFAERAEKVPEIKTSEDVVVSAVGRELYEKFFRGYTRKQWGLDPSELDKSVTSRVPTRTNRDDRYFGDELQFMPEHGYTRMFERMLDHPNIHVMTQTDYDDVKDVIPHRRVIYTGPIDEYFGFRFGRLPYRSLQFKHVTLDQSWHQPVAVVNYPQTNDYTRITEYKHLTGQEHARTALTYEYPSAEGDPYYPIPKPENQELFKKYERLALATPDVWFVGRLATYRYYNMDQIVGQALATFRRINEALPVEADTATVKAVSSSAALAS, from the coding sequence ATGTACGACTGGCTAATTGTCGGCGCCGGCTTTGCGGGCAGCGTCCTGGCGGAGCGTCTCGCGAGCGAGCGCAACGAGCGTGTTCTTCTCATTGATCGCAGGCACCATATCGGTGGAAATGCCTATGACCGCTACAATGATGACGGTCTGCTGATCCACCAATACGGACCTCATATCTTCCACACCAATTCCAAGCAGATCTTCGACTACCTCTCCCGCTTCACGGAGTGGCGGTTCTACGAACACCGGGTGCTGGCCGAGGTGGACGGCATGCTGGTGCCGATCCCGATCAATCTGGATACGGTCAACAAGCTCTACGGCCTGAACCTGACATCGGAGGAGCTCCAGGCGTGGTTCGCCGAGCGGGCCGAGAAAGTGCCTGAGATCAAGACCTCCGAAGACGTCGTCGTTTCGGCGGTCGGCCGGGAGCTCTACGAAAAATTCTTCCGCGGCTATACGCGCAAGCAATGGGGGCTCGATCCCTCGGAACTGGACAAGTCCGTCACGTCCCGGGTTCCGACCCGCACGAACAGGGACGACCGTTACTTTGGGGACGAGCTCCAGTTCATGCCCGAGCACGGCTATACGCGCATGTTCGAACGCATGCTCGATCACCCTAACATTCACGTGATGACCCAGACGGATTACGATGACGTCAAAGACGTCATTCCGCATCGCAGGGTCATCTATACGGGACCGATCGACGAGTATTTCGGCTTCCGGTTCGGGCGGCTACCGTACCGCTCTCTTCAGTTCAAGCATGTCACGCTCGATCAGTCGTGGCATCAGCCGGTCGCCGTGGTCAATTATCCGCAGACGAACGACTACACGCGCATCACCGAGTACAAGCACCTGACCGGTCAGGAGCATGCCAGGACGGCCCTGACATACGAATATCCTTCTGCCGAAGGGGATCCCTATTATCCGATCCCGAAGCCCGAGAACCAGGAGCTCTTCAAGAAGTACGAGCGCCTCGCTTTGGCGACGCCGGATGTATGGTTCGTCGGCCGTCTCGCGACTTACCGCTACTACAACATGGACCAGATCGTCGGACAGGCCCTGGCTACCTTCCGGCGCATCAACGAGGCGCTGCCGGTTGAGGCCGATACCGCGACGGTCAAGGCCGTATCGTCGTCGGCCGCCCTCGCCTCGTAA
- a CDS encoding glycoside hydrolase family 2 protein, with the protein MQDNRISLDGNWEFLHVADDRMPGPAEVREIVVPSPWQAQFHDLRMRAGIGIYRRLLDIPEDWLGDSIWLRFGAVFHNAKVFVNGEPVGTNEGGFLPFSFDVTPYLKPGPNEIKVRVDSPTDNPAEFPDSPFAEIPFGKQSWYGPLSGIWQSVFLERRIPDHMTRIRLVPKRETGHVTAGVFFARPLSDTAEIRIEVRDPSGTLVLDETHGIQAGVTSMPFDFTLADVKSWSPDEPHLYTIRLSLVRDGAPRDELGDHFGFRTIETRDGKFYLNGEPLYLRAALDQDYYPDTICTVPSVEFLEDQFRKAKELGLNCLRCHIKAADPRYYEVADRMGLLIWTELPNGGMATDRSRGRKEKLLKGIVDRDGNHPSIIIWTIINENWGVDLVNDPDHRDWLKRTFAWLKAYDPTRLVVDNSPLAPSFHVESDIADYHFYAAVPDHRDEWDRFVDELAARASWLYSPHGDAVITGREPLMCSEFGNWGLPYPKDLRNDKGEEPWWFETGHDWGEGVMYAHGVENRFSDWSMDRVFGDLRRFVMAAQWQQFRALKYEIEAMRRKPSLAGYVITELHDCHWESNGLLDMRRNPRVFHELFHIINADTVIVPKWERVSYWTGETASLQLSIAHGAGPVLEDCQLEIRLCDETRRLPIPRLEAPTVLDLGNVDLPVPELSEPALRRLSLELRASDGRLVAQNHVDFAIHAQRGKPSHARQPIWSPDEDIRERMKLMGYTLARSLEEAAIVVSRSHDKAIADHVRQGASLLLLPETELSLYPFFPHWQNVQVKSRDGTLWRGDWASSFAWLRRAGHFARFPSGPLLDETMDRVIPDYVISGCNLLDFQARVFAGLVVGWIHKPVALGVERSYGRGRIVASTFRLFRDEPMADPTATMLLDSLVELAVESRMARLEEAVRAAEAAA; encoded by the coding sequence ATGCAAGACAATCGCATCAGCTTGGATGGGAACTGGGAATTTTTGCACGTGGCCGACGACCGAATGCCCGGCCCGGCAGAAGTGCGCGAGATCGTGGTCCCAAGCCCTTGGCAGGCCCAGTTTCACGATCTCCGGATGCGTGCCGGCATCGGGATTTACCGCAGGCTTCTCGACATTCCGGAAGACTGGCTCGGCGACAGCATATGGCTGCGCTTCGGGGCGGTTTTTCACAACGCGAAAGTCTTCGTGAACGGCGAGCCTGTCGGGACGAACGAAGGTGGGTTCCTGCCGTTTTCCTTCGACGTGACGCCCTATCTCAAGCCCGGCCCGAACGAGATCAAGGTGCGGGTGGATTCTCCCACCGACAATCCGGCCGAATTCCCCGATTCCCCTTTTGCCGAGATTCCCTTTGGGAAGCAGAGCTGGTACGGGCCCCTGTCCGGCATCTGGCAATCGGTGTTTCTCGAGCGCCGCATTCCCGACCACATGACGCGCATTCGTCTCGTGCCCAAGCGGGAGACGGGCCATGTTACGGCCGGCGTTTTCTTCGCCCGCCCCCTCAGCGATACGGCCGAGATCCGCATCGAGGTGCGCGATCCCTCAGGGACGCTGGTCCTCGATGAAACGCATGGGATTCAGGCCGGTGTGACCAGCATGCCGTTCGACTTCACCCTCGCGGATGTCAAGTCATGGTCACCGGACGAACCTCACCTCTACACGATCCGTCTGTCTCTGGTCCGGGACGGCGCTCCCCGTGACGAGCTCGGCGACCATTTCGGCTTCCGCACCATCGAGACCCGCGACGGCAAGTTCTACCTGAACGGCGAGCCGCTCTATCTGCGCGCAGCTCTCGATCAGGACTACTATCCCGATACGATCTGCACGGTGCCCTCCGTGGAGTTTCTCGAGGACCAGTTCCGCAAGGCGAAGGAGCTCGGCCTCAATTGCCTGCGCTGCCACATCAAGGCAGCGGATCCGCGGTACTACGAGGTCGCCGACCGGATGGGCCTGCTCATCTGGACGGAGCTGCCCAACGGCGGCATGGCGACCGATCGTTCTCGCGGACGCAAGGAAAAGCTCCTGAAGGGCATCGTCGACCGGGACGGCAACCATCCGTCGATCATCATCTGGACGATTATCAACGAGAACTGGGGCGTCGACCTCGTCAACGATCCCGACCATCGTGATTGGCTGAAGCGCACCTTCGCCTGGCTCAAGGCTTACGATCCGACCCGCCTGGTCGTGGACAATTCGCCGCTCGCTCCGAGCTTTCACGTGGAATCGGACATCGCCGATTATCACTTCTATGCGGCCGTGCCGGACCACCGCGACGAGTGGGACAGGTTCGTGGACGAGCTCGCGGCACGGGCCTCCTGGCTGTACTCGCCCCATGGCGACGCAGTGATTACAGGGCGCGAGCCGCTCATGTGTTCCGAGTTCGGCAACTGGGGCCTGCCCTATCCGAAGGATCTGCGCAACGACAAGGGCGAGGAGCCCTGGTGGTTCGAGACCGGGCATGATTGGGGCGAGGGTGTCATGTATGCCCACGGCGTCGAGAACCGGTTTTCCGACTGGAGCATGGACCGCGTGTTCGGCGATCTGCGCCGCTTCGTGATGGCGGCGCAGTGGCAGCAATTCCGCGCCCTGAAGTATGAAATCGAGGCGATGCGGCGTAAGCCCAGCCTGGCCGGCTATGTCATCACCGAGCTCCACGACTGTCACTGGGAGTCGAACGGTCTCCTCGACATGCGCCGCAATCCGCGGGTCTTCCACGAGCTGTTCCACATCATCAACGCCGATACGGTCATCGTGCCGAAATGGGAGCGCGTCTCGTACTGGACGGGCGAGACGGCGAGCCTCCAGCTCTCCATTGCCCATGGCGCCGGACCTGTCCTGGAAGATTGCCAGCTGGAAATCCGCCTGTGCGACGAGACACGTCGCCTCCCGATCCCGCGACTGGAAGCGCCAACGGTGCTCGATCTCGGCAATGTGGACCTTCCGGTCCCCGAACTCAGCGAGCCGGCTCTGCGGCGCCTCTCCCTTGAGCTGCGAGCCTCCGACGGACGCCTCGTCGCGCAGAACCACGTGGACTTCGCCATCCATGCGCAACGCGGCAAGCCCTCCCATGCGCGGCAACCGATCTGGTCACCGGACGAGGATATCCGGGAACGGATGAAGCTGATGGGATATACCCTGGCACGCAGCCTCGAGGAGGCCGCCATCGTGGTCTCGCGCAGCCACGACAAGGCCATTGCCGACCACGTCCGCCAGGGCGCGAGCCTTCTGCTCCTGCCGGAAACCGAACTCAGCCTGTATCCGTTCTTTCCTCATTGGCAGAACGTACAGGTCAAGTCCCGCGACGGCACCCTTTGGCGCGGCGACTGGGCATCGTCGTTCGCGTGGCTGCGCCGGGCGGGACATTTCGCCCGCTTCCCGAGCGGCCCGCTCCTCGACGAGACCATGGACCGCGTCATCCCTGACTACGTCATTTCCGGCTGCAACCTGCTCGACTTCCAGGCTCGTGTCTTCGCTGGGCTCGTCGTCGGCTGGATCCACAAGCCCGTGGCGCTTGGCGTGGAACGCTCCTATGGGCGCGGGCGGATCGTGGCTTCGACCTTCCGTCTGTTCCGGGACGAGCCGATGGCTGATCCGACCGCCACGATGCTCCTCGACAGTCTGGTGGAACTGGCCGTCGAGTCGCGAATGGCGCGCCTGGAGGAGGCTGTACGGGCTGCGGAGGCTGCCGCCTGA
- a CDS encoding DUF3772 domain-containing protein: MTWTGRGRLLLAAMLAFGITTAGLAQGPKSPPAAPAQTQAPAPAPAAATPPAPAISADTKAVRAKLDGFKADLEQKELAIQGRAQSDAELQNLRQQLEPIIGSIRAIIAEQAPKLEASKARLAQLGPKPKEGEPDESADAARDRSEREAAVAELDETQRLSRALLVQAEQLDAQISDLRRAGFTRALFEKSDSILSLGLWMDVIQAVPRELRAQKITFGDTLGQMQRSATLGVLLLIGLSLGVAIALYAGRRSIAPRLVRRDPAILDPARRSRLLAAFAVLLLGTVPAIAGSWIFWIAFDAVDLFPPRLEQVVAAILRGIAFIAFVRALLDAILAPDHGSWRLVSVSEASAGRIMSFGITLATVMVVGKVLDSFNQAIAAALPITVVTRAVFALASALIFAELLRRFASRANQDEACLGPYVAPEVSIGGPLRTLGWIVVAIVVGSVLGGYVALASFMVDQAVWISILVALLILMIALADEFISNTFRTQSRVSTMLQANTGLRRRSLEQIGVLVSGALRLAIIIMAILLALAPWGIESTDLVGSLRAVFFGFSVGDVTISLSSILIAALLFTVGFTVTRVIQRWLDNTFLPATELDAGLRNSIRTAAGYVGVISAGVIAFTYLGLSLERVTIVAGALSVGIGFGLQSIVNNFISGLILLWERPIRVGDLVVVGDGEGYVRRINVRSTEIQTFDRSTLIVPNSNLISGIVRNRVRNDRIGRVLVSLPVPRASDPDHVAEIMRQSALAHREVMSEPAARVIFKKVTENTIDFDLVCFVDDIDSAGRVASDLYFEIFRKLREEGTGAPPPAPAQPPAPPKEEEEPEAKPKAAQDEDEGLTLLKDK, from the coding sequence ATGACATGGACGGGACGAGGGCGGCTTCTTCTGGCCGCGATGCTGGCTTTCGGGATCACCACGGCCGGCCTGGCTCAAGGGCCGAAGAGCCCCCCGGCTGCCCCCGCGCAAACCCAGGCTCCAGCACCTGCCCCTGCGGCAGCAACGCCGCCGGCTCCTGCGATCTCGGCAGACACGAAAGCGGTGCGGGCCAAGCTCGACGGTTTCAAGGCCGATCTCGAGCAGAAGGAACTGGCGATCCAGGGACGCGCGCAATCCGACGCGGAACTCCAGAATCTCAGGCAGCAGCTCGAACCCATTATCGGCAGTATCCGCGCCATTATCGCCGAACAGGCGCCCAAGCTCGAAGCCAGCAAGGCTCGGCTGGCCCAGCTCGGGCCCAAGCCCAAGGAGGGCGAGCCTGACGAGAGCGCCGATGCCGCCCGGGACCGCAGCGAGCGCGAGGCGGCCGTGGCCGAGCTCGACGAGACCCAGCGGCTCAGCCGGGCGCTCCTCGTCCAGGCGGAGCAGCTCGATGCCCAGATCAGCGATCTTCGCCGGGCCGGGTTCACCCGTGCCCTGTTCGAGAAAAGCGACAGCATCCTTAGTCTCGGGCTGTGGATGGACGTCATTCAGGCCGTTCCGCGGGAGCTGCGGGCGCAGAAGATCACCTTCGGCGACACGCTTGGCCAGATGCAGCGCAGCGCCACTCTCGGCGTCCTGCTCCTCATCGGCCTGTCCCTGGGCGTGGCCATCGCCCTCTATGCCGGTCGCCGGTCGATTGCGCCACGCCTGGTGCGGCGCGACCCGGCCATTCTCGACCCGGCCCGGCGCAGCCGGCTTCTCGCGGCTTTCGCGGTTCTCCTCCTGGGCACGGTCCCGGCCATTGCGGGGAGCTGGATCTTCTGGATCGCCTTCGACGCGGTCGATCTTTTTCCGCCCCGCCTGGAACAGGTCGTCGCCGCCATCCTGCGCGGCATCGCGTTCATCGCCTTCGTGCGGGCCCTCCTCGACGCCATCCTGGCCCCGGACCACGGATCATGGCGACTGGTTTCGGTGAGCGAGGCGTCGGCCGGGCGCATCATGAGCTTCGGCATCACTCTGGCGACCGTCATGGTGGTCGGAAAGGTGCTCGATTCCTTCAATCAGGCAATTGCGGCGGCCCTGCCCATCACGGTCGTCACGCGGGCGGTGTTTGCCCTGGCCTCGGCTCTCATCTTCGCCGAATTGCTGCGCCGTTTCGCGTCGCGGGCGAACCAGGACGAGGCCTGCCTCGGCCCCTATGTGGCGCCTGAGGTTTCCATCGGCGGACCTCTGCGGACATTGGGCTGGATCGTTGTCGCCATCGTCGTCGGCAGCGTTCTCGGCGGCTATGTGGCGCTGGCGTCCTTCATGGTGGACCAGGCCGTCTGGATCTCCATCCTCGTGGCCCTGCTGATCCTCATGATCGCCCTGGCGGACGAATTCATCAGCAATACCTTCAGGACCCAGAGCCGCGTCTCGACGATGCTCCAGGCCAATACGGGCCTGCGCCGGCGCTCCCTGGAGCAGATCGGCGTGCTGGTGAGCGGCGCATTGCGGCTGGCCATCATCATCATGGCGATCCTGCTCGCCCTGGCTCCGTGGGGGATCGAATCCACCGACCTGGTAGGCTCCCTGCGGGCGGTCTTCTTCGGTTTCAGCGTCGGGGACGTGACGATTTCCCTGTCGTCGATCCTCATCGCGGCGCTCCTGTTCACCGTCGGCTTCACGGTGACACGGGTTATCCAGCGCTGGCTCGACAACACGTTCCTGCCGGCGACGGAGCTCGATGCGGGCCTGCGGAACTCCATCCGCACGGCGGCGGGCTATGTGGGCGTCATCTCGGCGGGCGTCATCGCCTTCACTTATCTAGGCCTCAGCCTGGAGCGGGTCACGATCGTTGCCGGCGCGCTGTCGGTCGGTATCGGTTTCGGCCTGCAATCCATCGTCAACAACTTCATCTCAGGCCTCATCCTGCTCTGGGAGCGGCCCATCCGCGTCGGCGATCTCGTCGTGGTGGGCGACGGGGAGGGGTACGTACGCCGGATCAATGTGCGCTCCACGGAGATCCAGACCTTCGACCGCTCGACCCTCATCGTGCCGAACTCGAACCTCATCTCGGGCATCGTCCGCAACCGGGTCCGCAACGACCGGATCGGGCGCGTGCTCGTGTCTCTGCCGGTTCCCCGCGCGTCGGACCCGGATCATGTGGCGGAGATCATGCGGCAGAGCGCCCTGGCGCACCGGGAGGTGATGAGCGAGCCGGCCGCGCGGGTGATCTTCAAAAAGGTCACGGAGAACACCATCGATTTCGATCTCGTCTGCTTCGTCGACGACATCGATTCGGCGGGCCGCGTCGCGAGCGATCTGTATTTCGAAATCTTCCGTAAGCTGCGCGAGGAGGGGACCGGCGCGCCGCCTCCGGCGCCCGCCCAGCCGCCTGCGCCGCCGAAGGAGGAAGAGGAGCCGGAGGCCAAGCCCAAGGCCGCCCAGGACGAGGATGAAGGCTTAACCCTTCTCAAGGATAAGTAG
- a CDS encoding CAP domain-containing protein, with product MKNLTLLSVLALALAACQGTPPASRTGTPSFYASMARADATVDAAMARDMINAYRRNKGLPPLALDPELQAAAESEARAMAAADRPSSADAFKARLASAGYKAPAANLSAGYHTLAEAFSGWRESPQHDRVLTDPQASRIAIATAYTPSSKYKVYWALAVAADRR from the coding sequence ATGAAAAACCTCACCCTCCTCAGCGTCCTGGCGCTCGCGCTCGCGGCCTGCCAAGGCACGCCCCCGGCCAGCCGCACCGGAACCCCGAGCTTTTACGCATCCATGGCCAGGGCGGATGCCACGGTCGATGCCGCCATGGCCCGCGACATGATCAACGCCTATCGCCGCAACAAGGGCCTTCCGCCCCTGGCGCTCGACCCGGAGCTCCAGGCAGCCGCCGAGTCCGAGGCGCGGGCCATGGCGGCGGCCGACCGGCCGAGCTCGGCGGATGCCTTCAAGGCCCGCCTGGCCTCAGCCGGATACAAAGCCCCAGCCGCGAACCTGTCGGCCGGCTATCACACCCTGGCCGAGGCCTTCTCGGGCTGGCGCGAGAGCCCGCAACACGACCGGGTCCTCACGGATCCCCAGGCCTCCCGGATCGCCATCGCGACCGCTTATACGCCAAGCTCGAAATACAAGGTCTACTGGGCTCTCGCGGTGGCGGCCGACAGGCGCTGA
- a CDS encoding glucan ABC transporter ATP-binding protein/ permease — MWLIRLYVRVLGQLGSDLRIGALLAMANVALAISAFAEPILFGRIIDVLTRAQTPNAAPITFSDLLPLILAWVAFGFFSIGAGVLVALHADRLSHRRRLAVIANYFEHVLELPLAFHTSTHSGRVLKVMLEGSNGMAWLWLGFFREHFAALIALVILLPLTVFLNWRLGLLLVALMGVFAVVTTIVLRKTESLQGAVERYHSSLAEHASDALGNVPVIQSFTRVEAEAGSLRAIIGQLLQAQNPVLSWWAVASVASRASATITVTAIFLVGTGLHLNGLATIGEVVMFMSIATMLIARLEQAVSFVNQLFMQAPKMREFFEILDTAPAVRDRPNAKEIPRFAGKVAFEDVSFSYDGKRPAIQDVTFTAQPGETMALVGATGSGKSTTLGLLHRAFDPQSGAIRIDDIDIRDLTLSSLRRNIGVVFQEPMLFARTIRENLQVGRPDATDAEMIEALERAQAVEFISRQAAGLDTLIGERGRSLSGGERQRLSIARALLKNPPILILDEATSALDAATERKLQLALDEVMKGRTTFVIAHRLATIRNADRILVFDQGQIVESGTFDELVAQGGRFAELAKAQFIASEETAQRRPESGRLEAVPLP, encoded by the coding sequence ATGTGGCTGATCCGTCTTTATGTCCGCGTCCTGGGCCAGCTCGGCTCCGATCTCCGGATCGGGGCGCTCCTGGCCATGGCGAACGTGGCCCTCGCCATCTCGGCCTTCGCCGAGCCCATCCTGTTCGGCCGCATCATCGACGTGCTGACCCGGGCCCAGACCCCGAACGCGGCGCCGATCACCTTCTCGGACCTCCTGCCCCTCATCCTGGCCTGGGTCGCGTTCGGCTTCTTCTCCATCGGCGCCGGAGTGCTCGTCGCGCTCCATGCGGACCGGCTCTCCCATCGGCGCCGCCTGGCCGTGATCGCGAACTATTTCGAGCACGTCCTGGAGCTGCCGCTGGCCTTCCACACATCGACCCATTCAGGACGGGTCCTGAAGGTGATGCTGGAAGGCTCCAACGGCATGGCCTGGCTCTGGCTCGGCTTCTTCCGCGAACATTTCGCGGCACTGATCGCCCTTGTCATTCTGCTGCCCCTGACGGTGTTCCTCAACTGGCGCCTTGGGCTCCTCCTTGTTGCCCTCATGGGCGTTTTCGCGGTGGTGACGACCATCGTGCTGCGCAAGACCGAGAGCCTCCAGGGCGCTGTCGAGCGCTATCATTCGAGCCTCGCGGAGCATGCCTCGGATGCCCTCGGCAACGTCCCGGTGATCCAGTCCTTCACGCGGGTCGAGGCGGAGGCCGGGTCCCTGCGGGCCATCATCGGCCAGCTCCTCCAGGCACAGAATCCGGTGCTCTCCTGGTGGGCGGTCGCGTCGGTGGCATCGCGCGCGTCCGCGACCATTACCGTCACGGCGATTTTCCTCGTCGGCACGGGGCTTCACCTGAACGGCCTTGCGACCATCGGCGAGGTCGTGATGTTCATGAGCATCGCCACGATGCTGATCGCGCGGCTGGAGCAGGCGGTGAGCTTCGTGAATCAGCTCTTCATGCAGGCGCCGAAAATGCGGGAGTTCTTCGAGATTCTCGATACGGCGCCGGCGGTCCGCGACCGCCCCAATGCCAAGGAAATTCCGCGCTTCGCCGGAAAGGTCGCGTTCGAGGACGTGAGCTTCTCGTATGACGGCAAGCGTCCGGCGATTCAGGACGTCACCTTCACGGCCCAGCCGGGCGAGACGATGGCCCTCGTTGGCGCTACAGGGTCCGGCAAGTCGACGACGCTCGGGCTCCTGCACCGGGCTTTCGATCCCCAATCCGGCGCCATCCGCATCGACGACATCGATATCCGGGACCTCACCCTGTCCTCGCTCCGGCGCAATATCGGCGTGGTGTTCCAGGAGCCGATGCTCTTTGCACGCACGATCCGCGAGAACCTTCAGGTCGGGAGGCCGGACGCCACCGATGCCGAGATGATCGAGGCCCTGGAGCGCGCGCAGGCGGTGGAGTTCATCTCCCGCCAGGCCGCAGGGCTCGATACCCTGATCGGAGAGCGCGGGCGCTCCCTGTCCGGCGGCGAGCGTCAGCGGCTCTCCATTGCCCGGGCTCTCCTGAAGAACCCGCCGATCCTGATCCTCGACGAGGCGACGAGCGCCCTCGATGCCGCAACCGAGCGAAAGCTGCAGTTGGCCCTCGACGAGGTCATGAAAGGCCGGACGACCTTCGTCATCGCCCACCGGCTTGCGACGATCCGCAATGCCGACCGGATCCTGGTCTTCGATCAGGGGCAGATCGTCGAATCCGGCACCTTCGACGAACTCGTCGCCCAGGGCGGGCGCTTCGCGGAGCTGGCGAAGGCGCAGTTCATCGCCAGCGAGGAGACCGCGCAGCGCCGGCCCGAGTCGGGCCGTCTGGAGGCGGTGCCGCTGCCGTAA
- a CDS encoding HlyC/CorC family transporter produces MIEDSSGELWVAALVVIFCLLLSAFFSAGETAFTGASRSRMLFLEKNGDGRAALVNRLLQMRERLIGTVLIGNNIVNIGVSAFATSVLVAIFGDGGALYATVIMSVLVIVFAEVMPKTIAISSPDTVSLALSRPMTWVVAIIGPLAIAIERLVRLMLRPFGIRIGANTPILSASEELRGQLDLLHREGNVAKVERDMVGGLLDLEELSVSEVMVHRTKMRTINADLSSEDIVREVLSSPYTRLPLWRGSQENIIGVLHAKDLLRALDAVGGDASRLSVESIALESWFVPDTTSLRDQLKAFLAKKTHFALVVDEYGEVMGLITLEDILEEIVGDIKDEHDLSVQGVRPQPNGSVNVDGSVPIRDLNRVMDWNLPDEEATTIAGLVIHEAQAIPDTGQIFTFHGFRFQVLRKSRNRITALRITPLAIARKADEASALVARRNRA; encoded by the coding sequence ATGATCGAGGATTCCTCCGGCGAGCTCTGGGTCGCGGCCCTGGTCGTGATCTTCTGCCTGCTTCTCTCGGCCTTCTTCTCGGCCGGCGAGACCGCCTTCACGGGCGCCTCACGCTCGCGCATGCTCTTCCTGGAGAAGAACGGCGACGGGCGCGCCGCCCTGGTGAACCGCCTGCTCCAGATGCGTGAGCGCCTCATCGGCACGGTTCTGATCGGCAACAACATCGTCAATATCGGCGTCTCGGCCTTTGCGACCAGCGTGCTCGTGGCGATCTTCGGCGACGGCGGAGCGCTCTATGCGACCGTCATCATGTCGGTCCTCGTGATCGTCTTCGCGGAGGTGATGCCGAAGACCATCGCCATTTCGTCCCCCGACACCGTGTCCCTGGCCCTGTCGCGGCCTATGACCTGGGTGGTGGCGATCATCGGCCCCCTGGCCATAGCCATCGAGCGCCTGGTGCGCCTCATGCTGCGGCCGTTCGGCATCCGGATCGGCGCCAACACACCGATCCTGTCCGCCAGCGAGGAACTCCGCGGCCAGCTCGATCTTCTGCATCGGGAAGGCAACGTCGCCAAGGTGGAGCGCGACATGGTGGGCGGTCTCCTGGACCTGGAGGAGCTGAGCGTCTCCGAGGTGATGGTTCACCGCACCAAGATGCGCACCATCAATGCCGACCTCTCGTCCGAGGATATCGTGCGCGAGGTGCTGTCTTCCCCCTATACGCGCCTGCCGCTTTGGCGGGGCAGCCAGGAGAACATCATCGGCGTCCTCCACGCCAAGGACCTTCTCCGGGCCCTCGACGCCGTCGGCGGTGACGCGAGCAGGCTCTCGGTGGAGAGCATCGCGCTGGAAAGCTGGTTCGTGCCCGACACCACGTCCCTGCGCGACCAGCTCAAGGCCTTCCTGGCCAAGAAGACCCACTTCGCGCTCGTGGTCGACGAATACGGCGAGGTGATGGGCCTCATTACCCTCGAGGACATCCTCGAGGAGATCGTCGGCGACATCAAGGACGAGCACGACCTGTCCGTTCAGGGCGTGCGGCCGCAGCCGAACGGCTCCGTGAACGTGGACGGCTCCGTGCCGATCCGCGACCTCAACCGGGTCATGGACTGGAACCTGCCCGACGAGGAGGCGACGACCATTGCCGGGCTCGTCATCCACGAGGCCCAGGCGATCCCGGATACGGGCCAGATCTTCACCTTCCACGGCTTCCGCTTCCAGGTCCTGCGCAAGTCGCGCAACCGGATCACGGCCCTCAGGATCACGCCCCTGGCGATCGCCCGGAAAGCCGACGAGGCATCCGCGCTGGTGGCGCGGCGAAACCGGGCCTGA